A section of the Streptomyces xinghaiensis S187 genome encodes:
- a CDS encoding SAM-dependent methyltransferase, producing the protein MTDAARRLTALAEELLGTPFPLRIRAWDGSEDGPPGAPVLAVRHRRALRRFLWSPGELGLARAWVAGELDILGDLYEGMDRLSGLFWERGAGPGGGVRGALGAAAALRDPRTRAAVRELVTLAGPGLPPPPPREEARRLRGGPLHSPRRDRRAVSHHYDVGNDFYALVLGPSLVYSCAYWTEGADLEAAQRDKLDLVCRKLALRPGSRLLDVGCGWGALVLHAAREYGVRAVGITLSSEQAAHARKWIAEEGLADRVEIRVQDYREVPDGPYDAIASIGMAEHVGSARYRAYAGVLHGLLRPGGRLLNHQIARRPEPDEEEYRIDAFIDAYVFPDGELAPVGSTVSRLEEAGFEVRDVEAIREHYALTLRQWVARLERDWPRAVRMVSPGRARVWRLYMAASALSFERNRIGVNQILAVRTPEGGTSGLPLRPRAWTET; encoded by the coding sequence ATGACCGACGCCGCGCGGCGGCTCACCGCACTCGCCGAGGAACTGCTGGGCACCCCGTTCCCCCTGCGGATCCGGGCCTGGGACGGCAGCGAGGACGGCCCGCCCGGCGCGCCCGTCCTCGCCGTACGCCACCGGCGGGCGCTGCGCCGGTTCCTCTGGTCTCCGGGCGAACTCGGCCTGGCCCGCGCCTGGGTGGCCGGTGAGCTGGACATCCTCGGCGATCTCTACGAAGGGATGGACCGGCTGTCCGGCCTGTTCTGGGAGCGTGGTGCGGGCCCGGGCGGCGGTGTCCGCGGCGCCCTGGGCGCTGCCGCGGCCCTGCGCGACCCGCGGACCCGGGCCGCCGTCCGCGAACTCGTGACGCTGGCCGGCCCCGGGCTGCCCCCGCCGCCGCCCCGCGAGGAGGCGCGCCGCCTGCGCGGCGGGCCGCTGCACAGCCCGCGCCGCGACCGCCGGGCCGTCAGCCACCACTACGACGTCGGCAACGACTTCTACGCCCTCGTCCTGGGCCCTTCCCTGGTGTACTCCTGCGCCTACTGGACGGAGGGCGCCGACCTGGAGGCGGCCCAGCGCGACAAGCTCGACCTCGTCTGCCGCAAGCTGGCCCTGCGCCCCGGCTCCCGGCTGCTGGACGTCGGCTGCGGCTGGGGCGCGCTGGTGCTGCACGCGGCGCGCGAGTACGGGGTGCGCGCCGTCGGGATCACCCTCTCCTCCGAGCAGGCCGCCCACGCCCGCAAGTGGATCGCCGAGGAAGGACTGGCGGACCGGGTGGAGATCCGGGTGCAGGACTACCGCGAGGTCCCCGACGGCCCGTACGACGCCATCGCCTCGATCGGCATGGCCGAGCACGTCGGCTCGGCGCGCTACCGGGCGTACGCCGGCGTGCTCCACGGGCTGCTGCGTCCCGGCGGCCGGCTGCTCAACCACCAGATCGCCCGCCGCCCGGAGCCCGACGAGGAGGAGTACCGCATCGACGCGTTCATCGACGCCTACGTGTTCCCGGACGGTGAGCTGGCCCCGGTCGGCTCCACCGTCTCCCGCCTGGAGGAGGCCGGCTTCGAGGTGCGCGACGTGGAGGCGATCCGCGAGCACTACGCACTGACGCTCCGTCAGTGGGTGGCGCGTCTGGAACGGGACTGGCCGCGGGCCGTGCGCATGGTCTCGCCCGGCCGCGCCCGGGTGTGGCGGCTCTACATGGCCGCGTCCGCGCTCTCCTTCGAACGGAACCGGATCGGCGTCAACCAGATCCTCGCCGTCCGCACCCCGGAGGGCGGCACGTCGGGCCTCCCGCTGCGCCCCCGGGCGTGGACGGAGACCTGA
- a CDS encoding ABC transporter permease, which yields MLRTALRNVLAHKARLLMTVLAVLLGVAFVSGTLTFTDTVGDAFKKSSAKSFDHVSVAIRWGGVAAGEEEPRLDDALLKKAEELPGAASATAGVSDFTALAGKDGKLVGEGWSTLGGNHHPGPDGKDPRYTFTDGRAPETGDEVALDRRTAERTGYRTGDTVRLSVDGPVRTPEVTGIFDTSDGNVAAGGTLVLFDNDTALELFGGADGYDEITVQAAAGTSQTELKAAVEEILPKGTEAVTGKVLSDEQARRITAETEEMGNVLLYFAAIALFVGIFIIANTFTMLVAQRTREVALMRAIGASRRQVTRSVLIEAFLVGLVAAVLGFVAGLGIAVGMRAGIGAVGATIPDGPLVIAPQTPLIALVIGVVVTMLAAWLPGRRAAKVPPVAAMNSVHATPTTRGLVVRNSIGAGITALGAALLFLGVTQDKNQLLAAGSATMMVGVIVLTPLLSRPVIAAAAPLLDRFGTAGKLARLNSLRNPRRTASTASALMIGLTLVTGLTVVATSVQSAVDKMAVGLMKADYAVSMASYTGLSPDVREKLDGMPEVAATSPMRAAYGTVNDEWVGMTGVDPASIGQVLSLDFSSGSLDRLGGNRAVVDHKTAEAAGIATGDTFTYEFDDGKTEKLEVAGVYTGNEMIDGFFVTTGVVDPHLTEITDFQVMVKMKDGPSAQAEETITEALGKNPAIRIQDKRAISEEISGVISLILNMLYGLLAMAVIIAVLGVINTLAMSVFERKHEIGMLRAIGMDRSRVKRMIRLESIVISLFGAVLGIGLGVFLAWAAGTAITESMETYTMTVPWERIGAFLALAGLVGVLAALWPARRAAKLNALEAIKAE from the coding sequence ATGCTCCGTACCGCCCTGCGCAATGTGCTCGCGCACAAGGCCAGGCTGCTGATGACCGTGCTCGCCGTCCTTCTCGGCGTCGCCTTCGTCTCCGGCACCCTGACCTTCACCGACACCGTCGGTGACGCCTTCAAGAAGAGCTCCGCCAAGAGCTTCGACCACGTCTCCGTCGCCATCCGGTGGGGCGGTGTCGCGGCCGGCGAGGAGGAGCCCCGGCTCGACGACGCCCTGCTGAAGAAGGCCGAGGAGCTGCCCGGCGCCGCGTCGGCCACGGCCGGCGTCTCCGACTTCACCGCGCTCGCCGGCAAGGACGGCAAGCTCGTCGGCGAGGGCTGGTCCACCCTCGGCGGCAACCACCACCCCGGCCCGGACGGCAAGGACCCCCGCTACACCTTCACCGACGGCCGCGCCCCGGAGACCGGTGACGAGGTGGCCCTCGACCGCCGCACCGCCGAGCGCACCGGCTACCGCACCGGCGACACCGTACGGCTCTCCGTCGACGGGCCGGTGCGGACACCCGAGGTCACCGGGATCTTCGACACCTCGGACGGCAACGTCGCGGCCGGCGGCACCCTCGTGCTCTTCGACAACGACACGGCGCTCGAGCTGTTCGGCGGAGCCGACGGATACGACGAGATCACCGTCCAGGCCGCGGCCGGCACCTCGCAGACCGAGCTCAAGGCGGCGGTCGAGGAGATCCTGCCGAAGGGCACCGAGGCCGTCACCGGCAAGGTCCTCTCCGACGAGCAGGCGCGGCGGATCACCGCGGAGACCGAGGAGATGGGCAACGTCCTGCTCTACTTCGCGGCCATCGCCCTCTTCGTCGGCATCTTCATCATCGCCAACACCTTCACCATGCTCGTCGCCCAGCGCACCCGGGAAGTCGCGCTGATGCGCGCCATCGGCGCCTCCCGCCGCCAGGTGACCCGTTCGGTGCTCATCGAGGCGTTCCTCGTCGGCCTGGTGGCCGCCGTCCTCGGTTTCGTGGCCGGTCTCGGCATCGCCGTCGGCATGCGCGCCGGCATCGGCGCGGTGGGGGCGACCATCCCGGACGGGCCGCTCGTCATCGCCCCGCAGACCCCGTTGATCGCTCTGGTGATCGGTGTCGTGGTGACCATGCTGGCGGCCTGGCTGCCCGGCCGGCGGGCCGCCAAGGTGCCGCCGGTGGCCGCGATGAACAGCGTGCACGCCACCCCGACGACCCGCGGACTGGTGGTGCGCAACAGCATCGGCGCGGGCATCACCGCCCTCGGCGCGGCGCTCCTCTTCCTCGGCGTCACCCAGGACAAGAACCAGCTCCTGGCGGCCGGTTCGGCGACGATGATGGTCGGGGTGATCGTGCTGACGCCGCTGCTGTCCCGCCCGGTCATCGCCGCCGCCGCGCCCCTGCTGGACCGTTTCGGCACGGCCGGCAAGCTGGCCCGGCTCAACTCGCTGCGCAATCCGCGCCGCACCGCCTCCACCGCCTCCGCGCTGATGATCGGGCTCACCCTGGTCACCGGTCTGACGGTGGTCGCCACCTCGGTGCAGAGCGCCGTCGACAAGATGGCCGTGGGGCTGATGAAGGCCGACTACGCGGTGAGCATGGCGAGTTACACCGGGCTCTCCCCCGACGTGCGCGAGAAGCTGGACGGGATGCCGGAGGTCGCGGCCACCAGCCCGATGCGCGCCGCGTACGGCACGGTGAACGACGAGTGGGTGGGGATGACCGGGGTCGACCCGGCGTCCATCGGCCAGGTGCTCTCCCTCGACTTCAGCAGCGGCTCGCTGGACCGGCTCGGAGGAAACCGCGCGGTCGTCGACCACAAGACCGCCGAGGCGGCCGGGATCGCGACCGGTGACACCTTCACCTACGAGTTCGACGACGGCAAGACCGAGAAGCTGGAGGTCGCGGGCGTCTACACCGGCAACGAGATGATCGACGGCTTCTTCGTCACCACCGGCGTGGTCGATCCGCACCTGACGGAGATCACCGACTTCCAGGTGATGGTGAAGATGAAGGACGGTCCCTCCGCGCAGGCCGAGGAGACCATCACGGAGGCGCTCGGCAAGAACCCGGCGATCCGGATCCAGGACAAGCGGGCCATCAGCGAGGAGATCAGCGGCGTGATCAGCCTGATCCTCAACATGCTCTACGGCCTGCTGGCGATGGCCGTGATCATCGCGGTCCTCGGAGTGATCAACACCCTGGCCATGTCGGTCTTCGAACGGAAGCACGAGATCGGGATGTTGCGGGCGATCGGCATGGACCGCTCGCGGGTCAAGCGGATGATCCGGCTGGAGTCGATCGTGATCTCGCTCTTCGGCGCCGTGCTCGGCATCGGGCTCGGGGTCTTCCTCGCCTGGGCCGCCGGGACGGCCATCACCGAGTCGATGGAGACGTACACCATGACCGTCCCGTGGGAGCGGATCGGCGCCTTCCTGGCCCTCGCCGGACTCGTCGGCGTCCTGGCCGCGCTGTGGCCGGCGCGGCGGGCGGCGAAGCTGAACGCGCTGGAGGCGATCAAGGCGGAGTAG
- a CDS encoding ABC transporter ATP-binding protein, whose protein sequence is MTGARTAARPTTVAARATDLTKVYGQGETQVVALDGVSADFRRGEFTAIMGPSGSGKSTLMHCVAGLDSISAGSARIGDTELASLKDKQLTQLRRDKIGFIFQAFNLLPTLNALENITLPMDIAGRKPDPEWLDRVVRTVGLEGRLKHRPTELSGGQQQRVAVARALASRPEIIFADEPTGNLDSRSGAEVLGFLRNSVRELGQTVVMVTHDPVAAAYADRVVFLADGRIVDELENPTAEAVLDRMRTLPTGAGGTGA, encoded by the coding sequence ATCACAGGTGCCCGGACCGCCGCCCGCCCCACCACGGTCGCCGCCCGCGCCACGGACCTCACCAAGGTCTACGGCCAGGGGGAGACACAGGTGGTGGCGCTCGACGGGGTCTCCGCCGACTTCCGCCGGGGCGAGTTCACGGCGATCATGGGCCCGTCCGGCTCCGGCAAGTCGACGCTGATGCACTGCGTGGCCGGGCTGGATTCGATATCCGCCGGCTCCGCCCGCATCGGCGACACCGAACTGGCGTCCCTCAAGGACAAGCAGCTCACGCAGCTCCGCCGGGACAAGATCGGCTTCATCTTCCAGGCGTTCAACCTGCTGCCCACGCTCAACGCCCTGGAGAACATCACCCTCCCCATGGACATCGCGGGCCGCAAGCCCGACCCCGAGTGGCTTGACCGGGTCGTGAGGACCGTCGGCCTGGAGGGCCGTCTCAAGCACCGGCCGACCGAACTGTCCGGCGGCCAGCAGCAGCGCGTGGCCGTCGCCCGCGCGCTCGCGAGCCGCCCCGAGATCATCTTCGCGGACGAGCCGACCGGCAACCTCGACTCCCGCTCCGGCGCCGAGGTGCTGGGCTTCCTCCGCAACTCCGTGCGCGAGCTGGGCCAGACGGTCGTGATGGTCACCCACGACCCGGTCGCCGCCGCCTACGCCGACCGCGTCGTCTTCCTCGCCGACGGCCGCATCGTCGACGAGCTGGAGAACCCGACGGCCGAGGCCGTGCTCGACCGGATGCGCACCCTGCCGACCGGGGCGGGCGGCACCGGCGCCTGA
- a CDS encoding aldo/keto reductase, protein MTGLGTITIAGKDVSRLGLGTMRLTGPGTWGAPPDPGEALAVLRAAVHEHGISHIDTADAYGPHIAEDLIRDALHPYPGHVLIATKVGMVRPGPNVWKPLGRPDYLRAAVEGSLRRLGTETLDLCYLHRVDPLVPLRDQLGELAAMQREGKIRHIGLSKVTSGQVRDALGIVEVAAVQNVLHVEERHDPVLELCQGRGIPYVPYRPLNAGRLAGTYGIASALRWLTRLEHTAPIPGTSSTKHLAEIVTACTA, encoded by the coding sequence ATGACGGGCCTTGGCACGATCACCATTGCCGGCAAGGACGTCTCACGCCTCGGGCTCGGCACCATGCGCCTGACCGGCCCCGGCACCTGGGGCGCACCGCCGGACCCCGGCGAAGCCCTCGCCGTGCTCCGCGCTGCCGTGCACGAGCACGGCATCTCGCACATCGACACCGCCGACGCCTACGGCCCCCACATCGCCGAAGACCTCATCCGCGATGCACTCCATCCCTACCCCGGCCATGTGCTGATCGCCACGAAGGTCGGCATGGTCCGCCCCGGCCCGAACGTCTGGAAGCCCCTGGGCCGCCCCGACTACCTGCGTGCTGCCGTTGAGGGCAGCCTGCGGCGGCTGGGCACCGAGACACTCGATCTGTGCTACCTGCACCGCGTGGACCCGCTGGTCCCGCTGCGCGACCAGCTCGGGGAGCTCGCGGCCATGCAGCGCGAGGGCAAGATACGGCACATTGGCCTGTCCAAGGTCACCAGCGGGCAAGTCCGTGACGCGCTCGGCATAGTCGAGGTCGCCGCGGTGCAGAACGTCCTCCACGTGGAGGAGCGGCATGACCCGGTGCTGGAACTGTGCCAGGGCCGCGGCATCCCCTACGTGCCGTACCGGCCGCTGAACGCCGGCCGGCTCGCCGGGACCTACGGCATCGCCTCAGCCCTGCGGTGGCTGACCAGGCTCGAGCACACCGCACCCATCCCCGGCACGAGCTCCACCAAGCACCTGGCCGAGATCGTCACTGCCTGCACCGCATAG
- a CDS encoding AAA family ATPase, whose product MVTTPLPGRARIGILGGPWTGKTTLARRITTELAGHGLRVERVGGLAKRAAAAGMPKMDTQTAHTTEWLMHQGLADETAALTAANVVLADGPVLGPLAYYTAALEHRGETPDELALDRLRLLASLAVPDYDLLIATVLDPQEATDSPHGDLRFQMQVHQHAHALLADLEAPHTIVENVDASQAAAVTRAVESALKAADR is encoded by the coding sequence GTGGTGACCACGCCCCTGCCCGGTCGGGCCCGCATCGGCATCCTCGGCGGCCCCTGGACCGGAAAGACGACCCTGGCCCGCCGTATCACCACCGAACTCGCCGGTCACGGCCTGCGAGTGGAGCGCGTTGGCGGCCTGGCCAAACGTGCCGCGGCCGCCGGGATGCCGAAGATGGACACGCAGACCGCCCACACCACCGAGTGGCTGATGCACCAAGGGCTCGCCGACGAGACCGCCGCCCTGACTGCCGCCAACGTCGTCCTGGCCGACGGGCCGGTCCTCGGCCCGCTGGCCTACTACACCGCGGCCCTCGAACACCGCGGCGAGACCCCCGACGAACTCGCCCTCGACCGGCTGCGGCTCCTGGCCTCCCTCGCCGTCCCGGACTACGACCTGCTGATCGCCACCGTGCTGGACCCGCAGGAAGCCACCGACAGTCCTCACGGCGACCTGCGATTCCAGATGCAGGTGCACCAGCACGCCCATGCCCTCCTGGCCGACCTGGAAGCCCCGCACACGATCGTGGAGAACGTCGACGCCTCCCAGGCCGCGGCCGTCACCCGCGCAGTGGAAAGCGCCCTCAAGGCGGCGGACCGATGA
- a CDS encoding 3'-5' exonuclease, protein MDWPKLYVVDVEGNGARPPDLVEVATLPADATGLHADSAREWLIRPPRPVTWHATRVHGLTAEDLSDCPPWEEVADQVQDVLGGAWICAHNAHVEHRVLTAHLPQWQPAGVLDTLRLAKTTRPGLPSYSLDALIEHFQLDLSAAPRQRHRALYDAFAAGRLLLALAADYETWPALAAAAVPPGLPGAPNPDTDTEEPTLW, encoded by the coding sequence ATGGACTGGCCCAAGCTGTACGTCGTGGACGTCGAAGGCAACGGCGCCCGCCCGCCGGACCTGGTGGAAGTCGCCACCCTCCCCGCCGACGCCACGGGCCTGCACGCCGACTCCGCCCGCGAATGGCTGATCCGCCCACCACGCCCCGTCACCTGGCACGCGACCCGCGTGCACGGCCTGACCGCCGAAGACCTGTCCGACTGCCCGCCGTGGGAGGAAGTCGCCGACCAGGTACAAGACGTGCTGGGCGGGGCGTGGATCTGCGCCCACAACGCCCACGTCGAACACCGCGTACTGACCGCCCACCTTCCCCAGTGGCAGCCGGCCGGAGTCCTGGACACCCTGCGCCTGGCCAAGACCACCCGCCCGGGCCTGCCCTCCTACTCCCTCGACGCGCTCATCGAGCACTTCCAACTCGACCTCTCCGCAGCCCCCAGGCAGCGGCACCGCGCCCTGTACGACGCCTTCGCCGCCGGCCGGCTGCTCCTTGCTTTGGCCGCCGACTACGAGACGTGGCCGGCACTGGCGGCCGCGGCCGTCCCGCCCGGCCTGCCCGGCGCCCCCAACCCCGACACCGACACTGAGGAACCAACACTGTGGTGA